The following are from one region of the Chromobacterium phragmitis genome:
- a CDS encoding NAD(P)-binding protein — MSITRRDFLNGFALTVAAGLTPLEILRAAPRQISASYYPPSLTGLRGNHDGSFENAHKLGRAHHAVNLGGAKVEERYDLVVVGGGISGLAAAHYYRKKHPQAKVLILDNHDDFGGHAKRNEFKVGERLVLGYGGTESLQSPKHVFSKEALALMKELTVDIDGLASHFHRNFYPDLKLSRGVFFNKEDFGVDKTVGGDPYLQVADDIDPKRLNARPIRDFINDFPMSKKDRDALIALHTSTRDYLGDMPKSKREAYLAKISYSAYLSRHVGLSATAIRFFQSRSNDFQAVGIDGLPALDARNLDLPGFHGVAGLGKISAEAEAELRDPYIYHFPDGNASIARLLVRKMIPQAAPGKDMNDIVLARFDYGKLDLPENPVRLRLNSTVVRVENAQGPVDVGYLDKSGKLRRVQGRHVVMACYNMMIPHIMPELQDDQKQALALNVKAPLVYTKVVLKNWESFMKLGVHELYCPSMPYSRIKLDYPVDLGGYQHPRKPSEPMCLHMVYVPTIAGSNLDPRTQWRMGRAKLLAMPFAEHEGMIRGQLQRILGPAGFDHNRDIAAITVNRWSHGYSYFLNSMYDDEEESKRIIAAARRPAGNVTIANSDSDWNPYTHAAIDQAWRAVNELK; from the coding sequence ATGTCCATTACCCGTCGAGACTTTCTCAATGGTTTCGCGCTGACCGTGGCTGCCGGGCTCACACCGCTGGAAATCCTCCGTGCCGCACCCCGACAGATCAGCGCCAGCTACTACCCTCCCTCTCTCACCGGCCTGCGCGGCAACCATGACGGCTCGTTCGAGAACGCGCACAAGCTGGGCCGCGCCCATCACGCCGTCAACCTGGGCGGCGCCAAGGTGGAAGAGCGCTACGATCTGGTGGTGGTAGGCGGCGGCATCAGCGGCCTGGCGGCCGCGCATTACTACCGCAAGAAGCATCCGCAAGCCAAGGTGCTGATTCTGGACAACCACGACGACTTCGGCGGCCACGCCAAACGCAATGAGTTCAAGGTGGGCGAGCGCCTGGTGCTGGGCTACGGCGGCACCGAGTCGCTGCAATCGCCCAAGCACGTGTTCAGCAAGGAAGCGCTGGCGCTGATGAAGGAACTGACCGTCGACATCGACGGCCTGGCCAGCCATTTCCACCGCAACTTCTACCCCGACCTCAAGCTGTCGCGCGGCGTGTTCTTCAACAAGGAAGACTTCGGCGTCGACAAGACCGTGGGCGGCGACCCCTATCTGCAAGTGGCGGACGACATCGATCCCAAGCGCCTGAACGCGCGCCCGATCCGCGACTTCATCAACGACTTCCCGATGTCGAAGAAAGACCGCGACGCGCTGATCGCCCTGCACACCAGCACCCGCGACTACCTGGGCGACATGCCCAAGAGCAAGCGCGAAGCCTATCTGGCCAAGATCAGTTACAGCGCCTACCTGTCGCGCCACGTCGGCCTCAGCGCCACCGCGATCCGCTTCTTCCAGTCGCGCAGCAACGACTTCCAGGCGGTGGGCATCGACGGCCTGCCGGCGCTGGACGCGCGCAATCTGGACCTGCCGGGCTTCCACGGCGTGGCCGGTTTGGGCAAGATCAGCGCCGAGGCGGAAGCCGAACTGCGCGACCCGTACATCTACCACTTCCCGGACGGCAACGCGTCCATCGCCCGCCTGCTGGTGCGCAAGATGATTCCGCAGGCCGCGCCGGGCAAGGATATGAACGACATCGTGCTGGCCCGCTTCGACTACGGCAAGCTGGACCTGCCGGAAAACCCGGTGCGGCTGCGCCTGAACAGCACCGTGGTGCGCGTGGAAAACGCCCAGGGTCCGGTGGACGTGGGCTATCTGGACAAAAGCGGCAAGCTGCGCCGCGTGCAAGGCCGCCACGTGGTGATGGCCTGTTACAACATGATGATTCCGCACATCATGCCGGAGCTGCAGGATGACCAGAAACAGGCGCTGGCGCTGAACGTGAAGGCCCCGCTGGTCTACACCAAGGTGGTGTTGAAGAACTGGGAAAGCTTCATGAAGCTGGGCGTGCACGAACTGTACTGTCCGTCCATGCCGTACAGCCGCATCAAGCTGGACTACCCGGTGGACCTGGGCGGCTACCAGCATCCGCGCAAGCCGTCCGAGCCGATGTGCCTGCACATGGTCTACGTGCCCACCATCGCCGGCTCCAACCTGGACCCGCGCACCCAGTGGCGGATGGGCCGCGCCAAACTGCTGGCCATGCCGTTCGCCGAGCATGAAGGCATGATCCGCGGCCAGCTGCAGCGCATCCTCGGCCCCGCCGGCTTCGACCACAACCGCGACATCGCCGCCATCACGGTGAATCGCTGGTCGCACGGCTATTCCTACTTTCTCAACTCGATGTACGACGACGAAGAAGAGTCCAAGCGCATCATCGCCGCCGCCCGCCGTCCGGCCGGCAACGTGACGATCGCCAACTCCGACTCCGACTGGAACCCGTACACCCACGCCGCCATCGACCAGGCATGGCGCGCCGTAAACGAGCTGAAATAA
- a CDS encoding cytochrome c: MKLMTTLGLAALLAGAASLAHAHIDTDGVRRGAYLARVSDCIACHSAPGGKENAGGLPMDTPVGKIYSTNITPDKETGIGDYSYEDFARALRRGVAKEGHSLYPAMPYTSFARINDDDMRDLYAYFMHGVAPVKQANRDSDIPWPLSMRWPLTLWRWMFHDDSRYQPDAAKSVEWNRGAYLVQGMAHCGTCHTPRGAAFQEVALSEKKPGYLTGALLAGWYAGNLTGDAREGLGGWSVDELSQYLQTGRNRHTAAFGPMAEVVHYSSQHINAADLSAIAVYLKSLPSAGAADPAPVRTGAALFFENCATCHQANGQGHDKVVPALAGSSAVMARDATSLIRVVLEGGVNARTHHLAWEYSMPGYAQQMSDQEVADVLTYMRQSWGNAASPVAAGDVAKVRGIVTDGAHQQ, encoded by the coding sequence ATGAAACTGATGACAACCCTGGGCCTCGCGGCCCTGCTGGCCGGCGCAGCCTCCCTCGCCCACGCCCATATCGACACCGACGGCGTGCGCCGCGGCGCCTATCTCGCCCGCGTGTCCGATTGCATCGCCTGCCACAGCGCGCCCGGCGGCAAGGAAAATGCCGGCGGGCTGCCGATGGACACCCCGGTGGGCAAGATCTACTCCACCAACATCACGCCGGACAAGGAAACCGGCATCGGCGACTACAGCTACGAGGATTTCGCCCGCGCGCTGCGCCGCGGCGTGGCCAAGGAAGGCCATTCGCTATACCCGGCCATGCCCTACACCTCGTTCGCCCGCATCAACGACGACGATATGCGCGACCTGTACGCCTACTTCATGCATGGCGTGGCGCCGGTGAAGCAGGCCAATCGCGACAGCGACATCCCCTGGCCGTTGTCGATGCGCTGGCCGCTGACGCTGTGGCGCTGGATGTTCCACGACGACAGCCGCTACCAGCCTGACGCGGCCAAGAGCGTCGAATGGAATCGCGGCGCCTACCTGGTGCAAGGCATGGCCCACTGCGGCACCTGCCACACCCCGCGCGGCGCGGCCTTCCAGGAAGTGGCGCTGAGCGAGAAGAAACCCGGCTATCTGACCGGCGCGCTGCTGGCCGGCTGGTACGCCGGCAATCTGACCGGCGATGCGCGCGAAGGCCTGGGCGGCTGGTCGGTCGACGAGCTGTCGCAATACCTGCAGACCGGCCGCAACCGCCACACCGCGGCCTTCGGCCCGATGGCGGAAGTGGTGCACTACAGCAGCCAGCACATCAACGCCGCCGACCTGTCGGCGATCGCCGTCTACCTGAAGAGCCTGCCGAGCGCGGGCGCGGCCGACCCCGCGCCGGTGCGCACCGGCGCCGCGCTGTTCTTCGAAAACTGCGCCACCTGCCACCAGGCCAACGGCCAGGGACATGACAAGGTGGTGCCGGCGCTGGCCGGCAGCTCGGCGGTGATGGCGCGCGACGCCACCTCGCTGATCCGCGTGGTGCTGGAAGGCGGCGTCAACGCCCGCACCCATCATCTGGCCTGGGAATACAGCATGCCGGGCTACGCCCAGCAGATGAGCGACCAGGAAGTGGCCGACGTGCTCACCTATATGCGCCAGAGCTGGGGCAACGCCGCCAGTCCGGTGGCGGCCGGCGACGTGGCCAAGGTGCGCGGCATCGTAACCGACGGCGCGCATCAGCAGTAA
- a CDS encoding glutathione S-transferase, protein MKLIGMLDSPYVRRVAVSLQLLDLPFEHQPLSVFSAFDRFRQINPVVKAPTLICDDGTALMDSTLILQYAESIAPGRSLLPSDPQRLLRSLRVTGLALAACEKSVQIVYERKLRPEDARYQPWLERISSQLLAAYDELERELASGVPDIGGGTIDQAWLSTAVAWRFSRRMTADIVPEDEYPALAALSAQAEALDAFRAAPYGDGAYPVRF, encoded by the coding sequence ATGAAGCTGATCGGGATGTTGGATTCCCCCTATGTCCGCCGCGTCGCGGTTTCCCTGCAGTTGCTGGACCTTCCATTCGAGCACCAGCCCTTGTCGGTGTTCAGCGCATTCGACCGTTTCCGGCAGATCAATCCGGTGGTCAAGGCTCCCACGCTGATCTGCGACGACGGCACGGCGCTGATGGATTCCACTTTGATCCTGCAGTACGCGGAGTCGATCGCGCCGGGGCGCAGCCTGCTGCCGTCCGATCCGCAACGTTTGCTGCGCAGCCTGCGGGTGACCGGGCTGGCGCTGGCGGCGTGCGAGAAGAGCGTGCAGATCGTTTACGAGCGCAAGTTGCGCCCTGAAGACGCGCGCTACCAGCCTTGGCTGGAGCGGATCAGCAGCCAGTTGCTGGCCGCTTACGACGAACTGGAGCGGGAGCTGGCATCCGGCGTGCCGGACATTGGCGGCGGGACCATTGATCAGGCCTGGCTGAGCACTGCCGTCGCCTGGCGCTTCAGCAGGAGGATGACGGCTGACATCGTGCCGGAAGATGAGTATCCGGCGTTGGCCGCCCTCTCCGCCCAGGCTGAGGCGCTGGACGCGTTCCGGGCGGCGCCGTATGGCGATGGCGCGTATCCGGTCCGGTTTTAA
- a CDS encoding GFA family protein produces MRIHGACHCGNISFQLDWPDGAAIPARRCGCGFCRKHGGVWTASPAGRLEVTLRDPQRVSHYRFGTRTADFHICSDCGAAPLVTSEIGGRLRAVVSVNAFETPGLPLGDAADVSFDGESEAERLARRARNWIPDVRFV; encoded by the coding sequence ATGAGAATCCATGGCGCCTGTCACTGCGGCAATATTTCCTTCCAGCTCGACTGGCCCGACGGCGCGGCGATCCCCGCTCGTCGTTGCGGCTGCGGCTTCTGCCGCAAGCATGGCGGCGTCTGGACCGCCTCTCCCGCCGGCAGGCTGGAGGTGACGCTGCGCGATCCGCAGCGCGTATCGCATTATCGTTTCGGCACCCGCACCGCCGACTTCCACATCTGTTCCGATTGCGGCGCCGCGCCGCTGGTCACCAGCGAGATCGGCGGCCGCTTGCGCGCCGTGGTCAGCGTCAACGCCTTCGAGACGCCTGGCCTGCCGCTCGGCGATGCGGCCGACGTATCGTTCGATGGCGAGAGCGAAGCGGAGAGGCTGGCGCGGCGCGCCCGCAACTGGATTCCCGATGTCCGCTTCGTCTGA
- a CDS encoding LysR family transcriptional regulator, translating to MEIYQLRTFVTVAQQGHLTQAAELLHLSQPAVTAQIKALEEEVGMPLFERSAGGVSLTRTGQELLPQAQGVLAAARGIINHAKHLKGQLSGQARIGVTLMPDILRLGPWVAALVDAHPLLEVQLTHGVSVDVLNLVRKKELDAGFYLGKNPYMNVVTVPLQTLNFRIALPAAWAGQMAEGRLKDLGKLPWVGISQFSSLSKITSELWRELNISPKKVAESDHLSVILELVAAGVGAALVREEEAIAWEKSGRVWLVPGVGKRAELQFVYPADRAGDPVLETLLRTLRDVWGLPGPQA from the coding sequence ATGGAAATCTATCAGTTGCGCACCTTCGTCACTGTCGCCCAGCAAGGCCATCTGACCCAGGCGGCCGAGCTGCTGCATTTGTCGCAGCCGGCGGTGACCGCCCAGATCAAGGCGCTGGAGGAGGAGGTGGGAATGCCGCTGTTCGAGCGCAGCGCGGGCGGCGTCAGCCTGACCCGAACCGGCCAGGAACTGTTGCCTCAGGCGCAGGGGGTGCTGGCGGCCGCGCGCGGCATCATCAATCACGCCAAACACCTGAAAGGTCAATTGTCCGGGCAGGCTCGGATAGGCGTGACGCTGATGCCGGACATCCTGAGGCTGGGGCCTTGGGTGGCGGCGTTGGTGGACGCGCACCCTTTGCTGGAGGTGCAGTTGACCCATGGCGTGTCAGTGGATGTGCTCAATCTGGTGCGCAAGAAAGAGCTGGATGCGGGTTTTTATCTGGGCAAAAACCCGTACATGAACGTCGTCACCGTGCCCTTGCAGACGCTGAATTTCCGCATCGCGTTGCCGGCGGCCTGGGCCGGGCAGATGGCGGAGGGCCGGTTGAAAGATCTGGGCAAGCTGCCCTGGGTGGGCATCTCGCAGTTTTCCAGCCTGTCCAAGATCACCTCCGAGTTGTGGCGAGAACTCAATATCTCGCCTAAAAAGGTGGCGGAGAGCGACCATTTGTCGGTGATCTTGGAGCTGGTTGCCGCCGGCGTAGGCGCGGCGCTGGTGCGCGAGGAAGAGGCGATCGCCTGGGAAAAGAGCGGTCGCGTCTGGCTGGTGCCTGGCGTAGGCAAGCGCGCCGAGCTGCAGTTCGTCTACCCGGCAGATCGGGCGGGCGATCCGGTGCTGGAGACGCTATTGAGGACGTTGCGGGATGTCTGGGGGCTGCCTGGTCCCCAGGCTTGA
- a CDS encoding enoyl-CoA hydratase, with translation MARYLTLERLGKSAIITLSNLPANLLTTDSLNELTATLQALNADDAVRSVVITGAGDAFFSAGADLKQFAAGDKAAADALLQAFANALQAIRGYRGVTVAAVNGFALGGGLECALVCDYIIAERGAKLGLPEAKVGLIPAAGGTKTLADKVGVSWAKRIILGGEVVSAEQALKIGLIEEVVDQGFAKIVAVSLANKVAGQSPAAVAVARKLIEDSPNLSLDEHLKRERAATLGLVGGSEQLDGVAAFLAKRAPSWARDDDD, from the coding sequence ATGGCCAGGTATCTGACACTCGAACGGCTGGGCAAATCGGCCATCATCACGCTTTCCAACCTGCCTGCCAATTTGCTGACGACCGACAGCCTGAATGAGCTGACGGCGACGCTGCAGGCGTTGAATGCGGATGATGCCGTGCGTTCGGTGGTGATAACCGGCGCCGGCGACGCGTTTTTTTCCGCCGGAGCGGATTTGAAGCAGTTCGCGGCGGGTGACAAGGCCGCCGCGGACGCTCTGCTGCAGGCTTTCGCCAATGCGCTGCAGGCGATACGCGGCTATCGCGGCGTCACGGTGGCGGCCGTCAACGGCTTCGCGCTGGGCGGCGGGCTGGAATGCGCGCTGGTCTGCGACTACATCATCGCCGAGCGCGGCGCCAAGCTGGGCCTGCCTGAAGCCAAGGTCGGCCTGATACCGGCCGCGGGCGGCACCAAGACGCTGGCCGACAAGGTGGGCGTGTCCTGGGCCAAGCGCATCATCCTGGGCGGCGAGGTGGTGTCGGCCGAGCAGGCGCTGAAGATAGGCCTGATCGAGGAAGTGGTGGACCAGGGTTTCGCCAAGATCGTCGCGGTCAGCCTGGCTAACAAGGTGGCGGGACAAAGCCCGGCGGCGGTAGCCGTCGCCCGCAAGCTGATCGAGGACAGCCCCAATCTCAGCCTGGACGAGCACCTGAAGCGCGAACGCGCGGCGACGCTGGGCCTGGTGGGCGGCTCGGAGCAACTGGACGGGGTGGCCGCCTTCCTGGCCAAGCGCGCGCCCAGCTGGGCGCGGGACGACGACGATTGA
- a CDS encoding sulfite exporter TauE/SafE family protein, with amino-acid sequence MIETNFWILFLAGLLGGGHCVGMCGGIVAALTLHQPAGGARWRVLAGYNLGRIASYALIGALLGGLAAGGLSLASTHAWQLALAALADLMLIAMGLYLAGFAQAVAALEKLGQPVWRRVQPLVGRLLPVRSASGAVAVGAAWGWLPCGLVYSASISALASGSAWHGAGLMLAFGLGTLPNLLLMGVFADGLRRWMQKRPVRLAAGLGVAGIGAWKLVQLLSGTIS; translated from the coding sequence ATGATTGAGACAAATTTCTGGATTCTGTTCCTCGCCGGCCTGCTGGGCGGCGGACACTGCGTGGGCATGTGCGGCGGCATCGTCGCCGCCCTCACCCTGCATCAGCCGGCCGGCGGCGCCCGCTGGCGGGTTCTGGCCGGCTACAATCTGGGCCGCATCGCCAGCTACGCGCTGATCGGCGCGTTGCTCGGCGGCCTGGCGGCGGGCGGGCTCAGCCTGGCATCCACCCACGCCTGGCAGCTGGCGCTGGCGGCGCTGGCCGACCTGATGCTGATCGCGATGGGCCTCTATCTGGCGGGATTCGCCCAAGCCGTCGCCGCGCTGGAAAAACTGGGACAGCCGGTATGGAGGCGGGTTCAACCGCTGGTGGGCAGGCTGTTGCCGGTGCGCTCCGCCAGCGGCGCCGTCGCGGTGGGCGCGGCATGGGGCTGGCTGCCCTGTGGCCTGGTCTACAGCGCCTCCATCTCGGCGCTGGCCAGCGGCTCCGCCTGGCATGGCGCCGGCCTGATGCTGGCCTTTGGCCTGGGCACCTTGCCCAACCTGCTGCTGATGGGCGTGTTCGCCGACGGCCTCCGCCGCTGGATGCAAAAACGCCCAGTCCGGCTGGCAGCCGGGCTGGGCGTGGCGGGAATCGGCGCCTGGAAGCTGGTTCAGCTCCTCAGCGGAACGATTTCATGA
- a CDS encoding metal ABC transporter substrate-binding protein → MKKTLAALLLLGMPALALAKVPVVASFSIIADMAREIGGDRVEVVSLVGPDQDAHVFQPSPADIKKVSAAKVLVTNGLGLEGWMTRLDKAANFRGVTVVASKGIKTRQAPEEEHAEHDHAHGHDHGDVDPHAWHDPARVQTYIKNISAGLIQADPAGKAEYQRRAADYAAKVKAVDDWAKQQFSSVPAAKRKMLTSHDAFGYLGERYQLKVLAIQGVSTEAEASAKGVAQLTRQVRKEGVKAVFMENMTDARLLKQLSAEAKVQVGGKLYADALSGPSGPAASYLQLMRYNVDTIMKSFR, encoded by the coding sequence ATGAAGAAAACTCTAGCCGCCTTGCTGTTGCTGGGCATGCCGGCGCTGGCGCTGGCCAAGGTGCCGGTGGTGGCCAGCTTCAGCATCATCGCCGACATGGCCCGCGAGATCGGCGGCGATCGCGTCGAAGTGGTGTCGCTAGTGGGGCCGGATCAGGACGCGCACGTGTTCCAGCCGTCGCCGGCCGACATCAAGAAGGTTTCCGCCGCGAAGGTGCTGGTCACCAACGGCCTTGGGCTGGAAGGGTGGATGACCCGGCTGGACAAGGCGGCCAACTTCCGCGGCGTGACCGTGGTGGCGTCCAAGGGCATCAAGACCCGCCAGGCGCCGGAAGAAGAGCATGCCGAGCATGACCACGCTCACGGCCATGACCACGGCGACGTCGATCCGCATGCCTGGCATGATCCGGCGAGGGTGCAGACCTATATCAAGAACATCAGCGCCGGTTTGATCCAGGCCGACCCGGCCGGCAAGGCCGAGTACCAGCGCCGCGCGGCCGACTATGCCGCCAAGGTGAAGGCGGTGGACGACTGGGCGAAGCAGCAGTTTTCCTCGGTGCCGGCGGCCAAGCGCAAGATGCTGACTTCGCACGACGCCTTCGGCTATCTGGGCGAGCGTTACCAGCTGAAAGTGCTGGCGATCCAGGGCGTGAGCACCGAGGCCGAGGCATCGGCCAAAGGCGTGGCGCAGCTGACGCGCCAGGTGAGGAAAGAAGGCGTCAAGGCGGTGTTCATGGAAAACATGACCGACGCGCGGCTGCTGAAGCAATTGTCGGCCGAAGCCAAGGTGCAAGTGGGGGGCAAGCTGTACGCCGACGCGCTGTCAGGCCCGAGCGGTCCGGCCGCCAGCTATTTGCAGCTGATGCGCTACAATGTCGACACCATCATGAAATCGTTCCGCTGA
- a CDS encoding metal ABC transporter permease, which yields MQHLYDLLVSPFVEFAFMRRALAGCLALALGSGPIGLFLVMRRMSLMGDAMSHAVLPGAAVGFMFAGLSLPAMSLGGFVAGVLVALLAGLATRFTSIKEDASFAAFYLLSLSLGVLLVSRGGSNVDLMHILFGSVLAVDDAALYLVSGVATATLLTLAVIYRPLLLESLDPVYLRAVGARGAWWHLLFLMLVVLNLVAGFQSLGTLMAVGLMMLPAITSRLWTERIEAMLALAVGIAFLSGLGGLLLSYHFELPSGPAIILLAGLVYLLSLLFAPVGGALPRYIRARHLES from the coding sequence ATGCAACACTTGTACGATCTTCTGGTTTCTCCCTTCGTCGAATTCGCCTTCATGCGCCGCGCGCTGGCCGGCTGCCTGGCGTTGGCGCTGGGCTCCGGTCCCATCGGCCTGTTCCTGGTGATGCGCCGCATGAGCCTGATGGGCGATGCGATGAGCCACGCGGTGCTGCCGGGCGCCGCCGTCGGCTTCATGTTCGCCGGCCTCAGCCTGCCGGCGATGAGCTTGGGCGGCTTCGTCGCCGGCGTGCTGGTGGCGTTGCTGGCCGGGCTGGCCACCCGCTTCACCAGCATCAAGGAAGATGCCAGCTTCGCCGCCTTTTATCTGCTGTCCTTGTCTCTGGGGGTGTTGCTGGTGTCGAGGGGCGGCAGCAACGTCGACCTGATGCATATCCTGTTCGGCTCGGTGCTGGCGGTGGACGACGCTGCGCTGTACCTGGTATCGGGCGTGGCCACGGCGACGCTGCTGACGCTGGCCGTCATCTACCGGCCGCTGCTGCTGGAGAGCCTGGACCCGGTCTACCTGCGCGCGGTGGGCGCGCGCGGCGCCTGGTGGCATCTGTTGTTCCTGATGCTGGTGGTGCTGAACCTGGTGGCCGGCTTCCAGTCGCTGGGGACGCTGATGGCGGTTGGCCTGATGATGCTGCCGGCGATCACCTCGCGGCTGTGGACCGAGCGCATCGAGGCCATGCTGGCGCTGGCGGTGGGCATCGCCTTCCTCAGCGGCCTGGGCGGGCTGTTGCTGTCCTATCACTTCGAGTTGCCGTCCGGTCCCGCCATCATCTTGCTGGCCGGCCTGGTCTATCTGCTGTCTTTGCTGTTCGCGCCGGTGGGCGGAGCGCTGCCGCGCTATATCCGCGCGCGGCATCTGGAATCTTGA
- a CDS encoding metal ABC transporter ATP-binding protein codes for MSIALNNLTVSYQRHPAVHHISGRFADGDATAIFGPNGAGKSTLLKAMIGALTPDSGSVDLNGHRRADIAYLPQQAEIDRSMPVSVLELVGTGLWHQSGPFGRVGRDGMARAIEALEQVGLADFALRPIAALSSGQFQRVLFARILVQDARVILLDEPFNAVDAKTTEDLLGLVAQWRREKRTVIAVLHDALQVRAHFPRTLLMAREVIAWGDSAAVLTDDNLRRAVDTAAHWQAQAPVCGLDGANA; via the coding sequence ATGAGCATCGCCCTGAACAATCTGACGGTGTCCTACCAGCGGCATCCGGCGGTGCACCACATCAGCGGCCGCTTCGCCGACGGCGACGCCACCGCCATCTTCGGTCCCAACGGCGCCGGGAAAAGCACCTTGCTGAAGGCCATGATAGGCGCGCTGACGCCCGATTCCGGCAGCGTGGACCTCAATGGCCATCGCCGCGCCGACATCGCCTACCTGCCGCAGCAGGCGGAGATAGACCGCAGCATGCCGGTCAGCGTGCTGGAGCTGGTCGGCACCGGCCTGTGGCACCAGAGCGGCCCCTTCGGCCGGGTGGGACGCGACGGCATGGCCCGCGCCATCGAGGCGCTGGAGCAGGTGGGTCTGGCCGACTTCGCGCTGCGGCCGATCGCCGCTTTGTCCAGCGGCCAATTCCAGCGCGTGCTGTTCGCCCGCATTCTGGTGCAGGACGCGCGGGTGATCCTGCTGGACGAGCCCTTCAACGCGGTGGACGCCAAGACCACCGAGGATCTGTTGGGCCTGGTGGCGCAGTGGCGGCGCGAGAAGCGCACGGTGATCGCGGTGCTGCACGATGCGCTGCAGGTGAGGGCGCATTTCCCGCGCACGCTGCTGATGGCGCGCGAGGTGATCGCCTGGGGCGACAGCGCCGCGGTGCTGACCGATGACAACTTGCGGCGCGCGGTGGACACCGCCGCCCACTGGCAGGCCCAGGCGCCGGTTTGCGGCCTGGATGGAGCAAACGCCTGA
- a CDS encoding CobW family GTP-binding protein produces the protein MNKTKVNLFTGFLGVGKTTALRHLIANRPQHEKWAVIVNEFGEVGIDGAALLNDELAVAEIAGGCLCCVAGPQMTATVATLLRREKPDRLLIEASGLAHAAGVIDELRAKPLGEALEVAAVLTLVDPRQFIQPDYHRQPLYRDQISIADVLVANKIDTADIPTMEAFRAQAAALFPPKSLVGEVKDGQLDVSWLDAELAAKPRYRPAVLPDNASAWQSAGWTFEPELNFDGERLTRLFDDLPKKVPGLTRAKGVFRVLDSWVWLNWAAGQWGAAQVSWRRDSRFELIAPEFDAAAVEAWLKECLE, from the coding sequence ATGAACAAGACCAAAGTCAACCTGTTTACCGGCTTTCTGGGCGTGGGCAAGACCACCGCGCTGCGCCATTTGATCGCCAACCGCCCGCAGCATGAAAAATGGGCGGTGATCGTCAACGAATTCGGCGAAGTCGGCATAGACGGCGCCGCGCTGCTCAACGACGAGCTGGCGGTGGCGGAGATCGCCGGCGGCTGCCTGTGCTGCGTGGCGGGCCCGCAGATGACCGCCACCGTGGCCACGCTGCTGCGCCGCGAGAAGCCGGACCGCCTGCTGATCGAAGCCAGCGGCCTGGCCCATGCCGCCGGCGTGATAGACGAGTTGCGCGCCAAGCCCTTGGGCGAGGCGCTGGAAGTGGCCGCGGTGCTGACGCTGGTGGACCCGCGCCAGTTCATCCAGCCTGATTACCACCGCCAGCCCTTATATCGCGACCAGATCTCGATCGCCGACGTGCTGGTGGCCAACAAGATAGACACCGCCGACATCCCGACCATGGAAGCCTTCCGCGCGCAGGCGGCGGCGCTGTTTCCGCCCAAGTCGCTGGTCGGAGAGGTGAAGGACGGCCAATTGGACGTGTCCTGGCTGGACGCCGAGCTGGCGGCCAAGCCGCGCTACCGTCCGGCTGTTTTGCCCGACAACGCCAGCGCGTGGCAATCGGCCGGCTGGACCTTCGAGCCGGAACTGAATTTCGACGGCGAGCGGCTGACCCGGCTGTTCGACGACCTGCCCAAGAAAGTGCCGGGCCTGACGCGCGCCAAGGGCGTGTTCCGCGTGTTGGACAGCTGGGTATGGCTGAACTGGGCGGCCGGGCAGTGGGGCGCCGCCCAGGTGTCCTGGCGCCGCGACAGCCGCTTCGAGTTGATCGCGCCCGAATTCGACGCCGCAGCGGTGGAAGCCTGGCTGAAGGAGTGTCTGGAATGA
- a CDS encoding Fur family transcriptional regulator, producing MDSSAYLAAAERHCAARGSKLTELRRQVLALVLSRRGVVKAYQVLADLQQQRGSAAPPTVYRALDFLVEHGLLHKVDALNGFIVCDHFDCQHESLILVCEQCGRVNEVDAAGGLASLREMAQAAGFALSPQNLVLAGRCQSCAA from the coding sequence ATGGATTCCTCCGCTTATCTCGCCGCCGCCGAGCGCCATTGCGCCGCGCGGGGCAGCAAATTGACCGAGCTGCGCCGCCAGGTGCTGGCGCTGGTGTTGAGCCGCCGCGGCGTGGTCAAGGCCTACCAGGTGCTGGCCGACCTGCAGCAGCAGCGCGGCAGCGCCGCGCCGCCCACCGTCTACCGCGCGCTGGACTTTCTGGTGGAGCACGGCCTCTTGCACAAGGTGGACGCGCTCAACGGCTTCATCGTTTGCGATCACTTCGATTGCCAGCATGAGAGCCTGATCCTGGTATGCGAGCAATGCGGCCGCGTCAACGAGGTGGACGCCGCCGGAGGACTGGCCAGCCTGCGCGAAATGGCGCAGGCCGCCGGCTTCGCGCTCAGTCCGCAAAACCTGGTGCTGGCCGGACGCTGCCAGTCCTGCGCCGCCTGA